Below is a genomic region from Bordetella pertussis 18323.
GATCGGCTGGGCGTGTATGCCCTGTCGGCCTATAGCCGCATGGACAAGCTGGCCGCCCAGGCGGCCGCCTGCGGCGCCGCCGTGGTGGTCGTGCCCGACGATGCGGCGGCTGCGCGCTTTCGCGCCGCCTGGCGCGGCAAGGCCGCCATGCCCGAGGTGCGGGTCGGGCCGCGCGCGCTGGCCGAGACGGCCGCCGCGCCCGAGTGCACCACGGTCATGGCCGCCATCGTCGGCGCCGCCGGCCTGCCGGCGGCCCTGGCCGCGGCGCAGGCCGGCAAGCGGGTGCTGCTGGCCAACAAGGAAGCGCTGGTGGCGGCCGGATCGCTGTTCATGGCGGCCGTGCGCGAGAACGGCGCCGAATTGCTGCCCATCGACAGCGAACACAACGCCATCTTCCAGTGCATGCCGCAGGGCGCCCGGGCGGCCGCGCCCACCGCGCCCGCGCCCGGCGTGCGGCGCCTGCTGCTGACCGCCTCCGGCGGCCCGTTCCGGCGCCAGGACCCGGCCGACCTGCACGAAGTGACGCCGGCCCAGGCCTGCGCACATCCCAACTGGAGCATGGGGCGCAAGATTTCGGTCGATTCGGCCACCATGCTGAACAAGGGACTGGAGGTCATCGAGGCCCATTGGCTGTTCGCCATGCCGTCCGAACGCATCGACGTGCTGATCCATCCGCAAAGCGTCGTCCATTCCATGGTCGAGTACGACGACGGCTCGGTGCTGGCGCAACTGGGACAGCCCGACATGCGCACGCCCATCGCCTACGGGCTGGGCTTTCCGGAGCGCCTGGCCAGCGGGGTGGGGCTGCTGGACCTGACGCGCTGGGGACGGCTGGATTTCGAGCAGCCCGACCTGCAGCGCTTCCCGTGCCTGGCGCTGTCGTTCGCCGCGCTGCGCGCCGGTCAGCCGGCCTGCGTGGCCCTGAACGCGGCCAACGAAGTCGCGGTGGCGGCGTTCCTGGAAGGGCGCCTGCGCTATACCTGGATCGCCCGGGTCATCGAGGCGGTGCTCGAGTGGCAGGCCAAGCAGGCATCTGTTACCCTGACCAGCCTGGATGACGTGCTCGACCTGGATGCGCGCGCGCGCTCATTCGCCGGCAATCTCGGCCTGGCGTGACGCGCCGGGCCGCCTTTCGCGTCCACCCGAGTCTGATCCATGCTTTTCACGCTACTGGCCTTTGTCGTCGCCCTGGGCACCCTAATTACGTTCCATGAACTGGGCCACTACTGGATCGCCCGGCTGTGCGGCGTGCGCGTGCTGCGTTTTTCCGTCGGGTTCGGCCGGGTGCTGGCGCGCCGCACCGACCGCCACGGCACCGAGTGGGCCATTTCCGCGATCCCCCTGGGCGGCTACGTCAAGATGCAGGACGATCCGCCGGCAGGCGCCAGCGCGGCCGAGGCGGCGCGCTCCTTCAATGCCCAGCCGGTCGGGCGCCGCATCGCCATCGTGGCCGCTGGGCCGCTGTTCAATCTTTTTCTCGCCGTGGTCCTGTATGCCGGCCTGAACCTGGCCGGCACCGAAGTGCCCGCGCCGGTGGTGGGCCAGCCGGCGGCCGGCACGCCGGCCGCGCAGGCCGGCCTGATGGCCGGCGACCGCATCGAGGCGGTGCAGGGGCGCGCGGTCGATTCCTGGAATGACGCGCGCTGGCGCCTGCTGGACGTGCTTTCCAGCCAGGGCGAGGCGCAGTTGGAAGTGCGCGGCCCCGGCGGCGCGGCGCGCGGTCTCGTGCTGCAGGTGCCGGGCGGCAACCGCCTGGATCCGGCCGACGGCGACCCGCTGGCCGAGACCGGCCTGCGCCTGGCCCAGCCCAAGCCGGTGGTGCGCGAGGTCATCGCCGGCGGCGCCGGCGAGCAGGCCGGCCTGCGTGGCGGCGACCTGATCGTGGCGGCCGGCCAGGCCGCCGACCTGGACGCGGGCGCGCTGGTGGCCCTGATCCAGCGCCATGCCGGCCAGCCCCTGGCCCTGACGGTGCAGCGCGGCGCCGACCGCCTGACCCTGACGGTGGTGCCGCGGGCCGAATCCGTGCAGGGCCAGGAGGTGGGCCGCATCGGCGTGCAGCTGGGCGGGGATATCCCCATGGTCACGGTGCGCTACGGGGTGATCGACAGCGTCTGGCGCGGCGCCCAGCGCACCTGGGACACGGCCTGGCTGTCGTTGCGCATGATGGGCCGCATGGTGCTGGGGGAGGTCTCCTGGCGCAATATCAGCGGCCCGGTCACGATCGCCGATTATGCCGGCCAGACGGTCCGGATCGGCCTGAAAGCCTATATTGCCTACCTGGCGCTGATCAGTATCAGCCTGGGCGTATTGAACCTGCTGCCGATACCCATGTTGGACGGAGGGCATCTGCTGTACTATCTCGTCGAAATTGTAAAAGGCAGTCCCGTTTCCGATCGCTGGATAGACATCGGCCAGCGAGCCGGCATCGGCCTGCTCGCAGGATTGATGGGCTTGGCACTGTTCAATGATTTTGCGCGCCTGTTCACTTAGGCACGAATAGAATAAAATCCCCCGCCATTTGCACGACCAAGGATACCCAAGGATGTCTCTACGCCGGATGTTTCATCACAAAAAGGGCGTTATACCGGGTTTGTTAGCCGCCGCGCTTCTTGCGCCCGCGCTGGCCCATGCCTTCGAGCCCTTTGTCGTGCGGGATATCCGCGTGGAGGGCATTCAGCGTACCGACGCCGGCACGGTGTTCGGCTACCTGCCGGTCAAGGTCGGCGAGAAGTTCACCGACGAGGAGGCCACCGAGGCGGTGCGCCGCCTGTACGGCACGGGCTTTTTCAGCGACGTGCAGATCCAGACCGACAACAACGTCGTCGTGGTCGTGGTGCAGGAGCGCCCCACGATCGCCTCGATCAGTTTCAATGGCATGCGCGAGTTCGACTCCAAGGCCATCACCAAGTCGCTGGCTCAGGTGGGTTTCGGCGAAGGGCGCATCTTCGACCAGTCCATGCTCGAACGCGCCGAGTACGAGCTGAAAGAACAGTACCTGGCCAAGGGCAAGTACGGCGTCGAAGTCACCGCGACGGTCACGCCGCTGCCGCGCAACCGGGTGGGCGTCAGTTTCGACGTGTTCGAAGGCGAAGTGGCCAAGATCCGCGAAATCCGCGTGGTCGGCAGCAAGGCTTTCTCGGAAGGCGAGCTGCTCGACCAGTTCGACCTGACCACGCCGGGCTGGCTGACCTGGTACACCAACACCGACAAGTACTCGCGCGAGAAGCTGGAAGGCGACATCGAGCGGCTGCGCTCGTTCTACCTGGACCAGGGCTACCTGGAGTTCACGGTCGAGCCGCCCCAGGTCACCATCTCGCCCGACCGCAAGGACATCTACATCACCATCACCGTGCACGAGGGCGAGCCCTACAAGGTGCGCGAAGTGAAGCTGGCCGGCAACCTGATGGGGCTGGACAGCGAAATCAACAACCTGGTCGAGATCAAGCCGGGCGAGGTATTCTCCGCCGCCAAGGCCAACAACTCGGCCAAGGCCATTACCAACTACCTGGGCGACCTGGGCTACGCATTTGCCAACGTCAACCCCAACCCGCAGCTCGACCGCGCCAAGCACGAGGCCGACGTCACGTTCTACGTCGACCCGAGCCGCCGCGTCTACGTGCGCCGCATCCAGATCGGCGGCAACACGCGCACCCGCGACGAAGTGGTGCGGCGCGAAATGCGCCAGCAGGAAGCCGCCTGGTACGACGCGGGCGACATCAAGGTGTCGCGCGACCGCGTCGACCGCCTGGGCTATTTCAACGAGGTCAACGTCAAGACCGATCCGGTGCCGGGCTCGCCCGACCAGGTCGACGTCAACGTGGACGTCAAGGAAAAGCCCACCGGCATCATCAACCTGGGCGTGGGCTACGGTTCGTCCGAAAAGGCGATTCTGTCGGCCGGTATCAGCGAAGACAACGTCTTCGGCAGCGGCACCAACCTGACGCTGCAGTTGAATACCAGCAAGACCAACCGCGCCGTGGTGCTTTCGCACACCGATCCGTATTTCACCAAGGACGGCATCAGCCGCACCACCTCGGCGTACTACCGCGTCACCGAGCCGTGGGACAACAACGACGGCGACTACCGCGTGAAGGCCATGGGCCTGGGCATGAACTTCGGCGTGCCCATCTCCGAGTACGACCGGATCTTCCTGGGCGGCACGTTCGAGCGCAACCAGATCGATCTGTACAACAACTCGCCGCAGGCCTATCGCGACTTCGTCGACCAGTACGGCAATTCGACCAACGCGCTGATCTTCAACACCGGCTGGTCCAAGGACACGCGCGACAGCGCGCTGGCGCCGACCAAGGGCGCGTACACGCGCCTGAAGGGCGACTTCTCCACGATGGATCTGAAGTACTACCTGCTGACGGCGCAGCAGCAGTACTACCTGCCGCTGGGCCGCAGCTACACGCTGGCCCTGAACGGCATGATCGACTACGGCCGCAGCTACGGCGGCCTGGACTACCCGGTGATCAAGAACGTGTACGCCGGCGGCATCGGCACGGTGCGCGGCTACGAGGGCGCCTCGCTGGGTCCGCGCGACCGCCTCACGGGCGACTACATCGGCGGTTCGCGCCGCATGGTGGCCAACGCCCAGCTGTACCTGCCGTTCCCGGGCGCCTCGAAGGACCGCACGCTGCGCTGGTTCGTGTTCACCGATGCGGGCCAGGTCGCGGCCGGCAGCGGCATGTCGTGCACGGCCGGCAAGCCGGACAGCGAAGTGGAGGATCCGTGCGGCTGGCGCTTCTCGGCCGGTATCGGCCTGTCGTGGCAGTCGCCGCTGGGTCCGCTGCAGTTGTCGTACGCTCGCCCGCTGAATTCGAAGTCCGGCGACGACACGCAGGCGTTCCAGTTCCAGATCGGCACGGGTTTCTGATCGCTGCGGGGAAGCCTGCGAGCCGTTACGCATGAAAACATGGGAAATGGCCGGTTGCCCGGCCGTCCCGCAGTTTAGTGGCACAATATCGTCTTTGCTTTACCTCATTGGAAGGTGAGATTTTCATGATGTCTGATTTCGCACTTAATACCTCGGGTTCCAAGCGCGCCAAACGAGGGGCCGGCAAGCTGGGCGTATCGCTGGCGCTGGCGGGTGCTTTGCTGTTCGGGTCGTCCGCGGCGGTCACCGCGCAGGCGCAAGGCACCAAGATCGGCTTCGTGAACACGGAGCGGATCCTGCGCGAATCGGGTCCGGCCAAGGCGGCGCAAAGCAAGATCGAATCCGAATTCAAGCGCCGCGACGACGAACTGCAGCGCCTGAGCAGCAGCCTGCGCTCGCAGGCCGAGAAGTTCGACAAGGATGCCCCGGTGCTGTCCGAATCGGACCGTGTCAAGCGCCAGCGCGAGCTGAGCAACCTCGACATGGACCTGCAGCGCAAGCGCCGCGAGTTCCAGGAGGATTTCAACCGCCGCCGCAACGAAGAGTTCTCGAGCATCGTCACCAAGGCCAATGACGCCATCAAGCGCATTGCCGAGCAAGAGAACTACGACCTCATCATCCAGGACGCCGTTACGGTCAACCCCCGTATCGATATCACCGACAAGGTGATCCAGAGCCTGGGCCGATAAGCACGCCCATGCCGGTTCTGCTGGACCCTGAAAACGCGCTCGCTCTCGATGTCCTGCTGGCCGGCATCGATGCCCAGGGGCTGGACTGGCACCTGAGCGCCCCCGATGCCGCCGATCTGCCCAGGATCCGCGGCATCGGCACGCTGTCTTCGGCGGGAAACGAGGAAATCAGCTTCCTGTCCAATCCCCGCTACCAGAATCAGCTGGCCACCACGCGCGCCGCCGCGGTCATCGTGACGCCCGACGTCGCGCAGGCCCGGCAGGAGCAGGGCGCGTCGGGCCACGTGCTGGTGGTGTGCAAGCATCCCTATCTGCTGTATGCGCGCCTGGCGCAGTGGTTCGAGCGCGCCAGCCGGCCGGCCGGGCCCGCCGGCGTGCATCCGTCCGCGGTGGTCGACCCCAGCGCCGAGATCGACGCCGATGTGCGGGTCGGCGCGCAGTGCGTCATCGAGGCGGGCGCCCGCATCGGGCGCGGCGCCAGGCTGGGGCCGGGCTGTGTGATCGGCGCCGGCTCCACGGTAGGGGCCGACAGCCTGCTGCATCCGCGCGTCACCCTGTACGCGGGCGTGCACGTGGGCGAGCGGGCCATCATCCACAGCGGCGCCGTGCTGGGCGCCGACGGTTTCGGTTTCGCGCCCGATCCCACGCTGGGCCGCGGCGCCTGGGGCAAGATCCCGCAGTTGGGCGAGGTGAGGGTGGGCAACGATGTCGAAATCGGCGCCAACACCACCATCGACCGCGGCGCGCTGGACGACACGATCGTGGGCGACGGCGTGAAGCTGGACAACCAGATCATGGTGGCGCACAACGTGCGGATCGGCGCGCATACCGCCATTGCCGCCTGTGTCGGCATCGCCGGCTCGACCACCATCGGCGAGCGATGCACCATCGGCGGCGCATCGATGCTGTCCGGGCACCTGGCCATCGCCGACGACGTCAATATCTCGGGCGGCACCGCGGTGACATCGAACATCGCGAAGGCCGGCCGCTACACCGGCGTGTATCCTTACGCCGAACACAGCGAATGGCAGCGCAATGCCGCGGTCATTCAGCAATTGGCGCTGCTGTGCCGGCGCTTGCGGGCCCTCGAGCGGGAATAATCCCGCACGGCCCGTGTGCCCGGTTGGCGGCGCATTGCAACATAATCTATTTTTGCTTTGCAGGAAAACAAATGGAACTCGACATCAAGGGGATCATGGACCGGCTGCCGCATCGCTACCCGATGCTGCTGATCGACCGTGTGCTGGAGATGGTGCCCGGCAAATCCATCGTTGCCATCAAGAACGTCTCGATCAACGAGCCGTTTTTCACGGGCCATTTTCCGCATCATCCGGTCATGCCGGGCGTGCTGATCGTCGAGGCCATGGCGCAGGCTTCGGCCCTGTTCTCGTTCACCGACGAGAACGGCGGGCTGAAGTGCGACGGCGCCAAGACCGCCTACTACCTGGTGGGCATCGACGGCGCGCGGTTCCGTAAACCCGTGGTGCCGGGCGACCAGTTGCGGCTGGAAGTCGAGGCCGAGCGCCTGTCGCGTACCATCTGCAAGTGCCAGGGCCGGGCCCTGGTCGACGGCCAACTGGTCGCCGAAGCCAAGCTGATGTGCGCGATCCGTAGCCTGGAAGAGTAAATGTCAGGAAACATCCATCCCACCGCCGTGGTCGATCCGGCGGCACAGATCGACAGTTCGGTCGTGATCGGCCCATACAGCGTGGTGGGGCCGGGAGTCAGCATTGCCGCGGGCACCGAGGTCGGCGCGCACTGCGTGCTCGACGGCGTGACCAGCATCGGGCGCGACAACCGCTTCTACCGCTTTTGCTCCATCGGCGGCATGCCGCAGGACAAGAAGTACAGCGGCGAACCGACGCGACTGGTCATCGGCGACCGCAACACGGTGCGCGAGTTCACCACGTTCAACACCGGCACGGTGCAGGACGGCGGCGTGACCAGCATCGGCGACGACAACTGGATCATGGCCTACGTGCACATCGCGCACGACTGCCATATCGGCAACAACACCATCCTGGCCAACTCGGTGCAGCTGGGCGGCCACGTGCAGGTGGGCGACTGGGCCATCGTGGGCGGCCTGACCGGCGTGCACCAGTTCGCCAAGATCGGCGCGCACAGCATGACCGGCGGCAACAGCTTGCTGATGCAGGATGCGCCCCCGTTCGTGCTGGCGGCGGGCAATCCGTGCCGGCCCGTGGGCGTCAATGTCGAAGGCTTGAAGCGGCGCGGTTTCTCGGCGGCGGCCATCTCGGCGCTGCGCGATGCGTACAAGTCGAT
It encodes:
- the lpxD gene encoding UDP-3-O-(3-hydroxymyristoyl)glucosamine N-acyltransferase, whose protein sequence is MPVLLDPENALALDVLLAGIDAQGLDWHLSAPDAADLPRIRGIGTLSSAGNEEISFLSNPRYQNQLATTRAAAVIVTPDVAQARQEQGASGHVLVVCKHPYLLYARLAQWFERASRPAGPAGVHPSAVVDPSAEIDADVRVGAQCVIEAGARIGRGARLGPGCVIGAGSTVGADSLLHPRVTLYAGVHVGERAIIHSGAVLGADGFGFAPDPTLGRGAWGKIPQLGEVRVGNDVEIGANTTIDRGALDDTIVGDGVKLDNQIMVAHNVRIGAHTAIAACVGIAGSTTIGERCTIGGASMLSGHLAIADDVNISGGTAVTSNIAKAGRYTGVYPYAEHSEWQRNAAVIQQLALLCRRLRALERE
- the rseP gene encoding RIP metalloprotease RseP, translating into MLFTLLAFVVALGTLITFHELGHYWIARLCGVRVLRFSVGFGRVLARRTDRHGTEWAISAIPLGGYVKMQDDPPAGASAAEAARSFNAQPVGRRIAIVAAGPLFNLFLAVVLYAGLNLAGTEVPAPVVGQPAAGTPAAQAGLMAGDRIEAVQGRAVDSWNDARWRLLDVLSSQGEAQLEVRGPGGAARGLVLQVPGGNRLDPADGDPLAETGLRLAQPKPVVREVIAGGAGEQAGLRGGDLIVAAGQAADLDAGALVALIQRHAGQPLALTVQRGADRLTLTVVPRAESVQGQEVGRIGVQLGGDIPMVTVRYGVIDSVWRGAQRTWDTAWLSLRMMGRMVLGEVSWRNISGPVTIADYAGQTVRIGLKAYIAYLALISISLGVLNLLPIPMLDGGHLLYYLVEIVKGSPVSDRWIDIGQRAGIGLLAGLMGLALFNDFARLFT
- a CDS encoding 1-deoxy-D-xylulose-5-phosphate reductoisomerase, coding for MTRFQRVAVLGSTGSIGDSTLDVIARHPDRLGVYALSAYSRMDKLAAQAAACGAAVVVVPDDAAAARFRAAWRGKAAMPEVRVGPRALAETAAAPECTTVMAAIVGAAGLPAALAAAQAGKRVLLANKEALVAAGSLFMAAVRENGAELLPIDSEHNAIFQCMPQGARAAAPTAPAPGVRRLLLTASGGPFRRQDPADLHEVTPAQACAHPNWSMGRKISVDSATMLNKGLEVIEAHWLFAMPSERIDVLIHPQSVVHSMVEYDDGSVLAQLGQPDMRTPIAYGLGFPERLASGVGLLDLTRWGRLDFEQPDLQRFPCLALSFAALRAGQPACVALNAANEVAVAAFLEGRLRYTWIARVIEAVLEWQAKQASVTLTSLDDVLDLDARARSFAGNLGLA
- the bamA gene encoding outer membrane protein assembly factor BamA, which encodes MSLRRMFHHKKGVIPGLLAAALLAPALAHAFEPFVVRDIRVEGIQRTDAGTVFGYLPVKVGEKFTDEEATEAVRRLYGTGFFSDVQIQTDNNVVVVVVQERPTIASISFNGMREFDSKAITKSLAQVGFGEGRIFDQSMLERAEYELKEQYLAKGKYGVEVTATVTPLPRNRVGVSFDVFEGEVAKIREIRVVGSKAFSEGELLDQFDLTTPGWLTWYTNTDKYSREKLEGDIERLRSFYLDQGYLEFTVEPPQVTISPDRKDIYITITVHEGEPYKVREVKLAGNLMGLDSEINNLVEIKPGEVFSAAKANNSAKAITNYLGDLGYAFANVNPNPQLDRAKHEADVTFYVDPSRRVYVRRIQIGGNTRTRDEVVRREMRQQEAAWYDAGDIKVSRDRVDRLGYFNEVNVKTDPVPGSPDQVDVNVDVKEKPTGIINLGVGYGSSEKAILSAGISEDNVFGSGTNLTLQLNTSKTNRAVVLSHTDPYFTKDGISRTTSAYYRVTEPWDNNDGDYRVKAMGLGMNFGVPISEYDRIFLGGTFERNQIDLYNNSPQAYRDFVDQYGNSTNALIFNTGWSKDTRDSALAPTKGAYTRLKGDFSTMDLKYYLLTAQQQYYLPLGRSYTLALNGMIDYGRSYGGLDYPVIKNVYAGGIGTVRGYEGASLGPRDRLTGDYIGGSRRMVANAQLYLPFPGASKDRTLRWFVFTDAGQVAAGSGMSCTAGKPDSEVEDPCGWRFSAGIGLSWQSPLGPLQLSYARPLNSKSGDDTQAFQFQIGTGF
- a CDS encoding OmpH family outer membrane protein; this encodes MMSDFALNTSGSKRAKRGAGKLGVSLALAGALLFGSSAAVTAQAQGTKIGFVNTERILRESGPAKAAQSKIESEFKRRDDELQRLSSSLRSQAEKFDKDAPVLSESDRVKRQRELSNLDMDLQRKRREFQEDFNRRRNEEFSSIVTKANDAIKRIAEQENYDLIIQDAVTVNPRIDITDKVIQSLGR
- the lpxA gene encoding acyl-ACP--UDP-N-acetylglucosamine O-acyltransferase yields the protein MSGNIHPTAVVDPAAQIDSSVVIGPYSVVGPGVSIAAGTEVGAHCVLDGVTSIGRDNRFYRFCSIGGMPQDKKYSGEPTRLVIGDRNTVREFTTFNTGTVQDGGVTSIGDDNWIMAYVHIAHDCHIGNNTILANSVQLGGHVQVGDWAIVGGLTGVHQFAKIGAHSMTGGNSLLMQDAPPFVLAAGNPCRPVGVNVEGLKRRGFSAAAISALRDAYKSIYRRGLSLDEGRAELRARQQAEPDVAEHLQTMLDFLDASTRGIIRP
- the fabZ gene encoding 3-hydroxyacyl-ACP dehydratase FabZ, whose protein sequence is MELDIKGIMDRLPHRYPMLLIDRVLEMVPGKSIVAIKNVSINEPFFTGHFPHHPVMPGVLIVEAMAQASALFSFTDENGGLKCDGAKTAYYLVGIDGARFRKPVVPGDQLRLEVEAERLSRTICKCQGRALVDGQLVAEAKLMCAIRSLEE